From Sphingobacterium bambusae:
CAGCGATAAGCGTCCTTAACTCCGATTCATCTGCGGAATCGAAGGCACAGAATAGCTCTTGCAGCTCGCATGCGCTACAATTCTTATCGAGAAATTTGCAAAAAAGCACATGTAGTCGTTGTTCGCTTTCCATATCGGCCATTTATTCCAATATGCTTCAGCGACAATAACACACTACTCTGAAAGAAAATATTTTTAAATTTTAGTCAAGCATCAGCAAGGCGATCAACTTCACGAGTGTCCGTCCTTGGGATTTGGATACATATTCCTTGACGAAGGCCGTCGCTTTCACCAAATGGTTACTAACGGTGGAACTAGAGATTTCCAACATTTTAGCCGCTTCCTCGTAGCGAAGCCCTTTTATTCGACACAGCTCAAAGACCTTGCGTCGTTTTTCGGGCAAGAGCGCTACCGCCTCTTTTAAGAGCGCCAAACTTTCTTTTAGTATCATGTTTTCTTCAGTATGCAGGTAGCCTTCTTCGAAAATTTGTGCAATATGTTGCTGTAGCTTGGCTGTACGAGCCAACTTACGGTAATATTGGTAAACACAGTTTTCTGCAACTTTGTAAATCCAACCTCTAAAACATTGATCCGGATTTATACGATGACGGTTATCCCAAAGAATGATGAATGTTTCCTGCAGCAACTCTATTGACAAATCCTCCGATCCGGTGAGTCGAAGTAGACGACCATAGATACGCGGGCTATAGTGATTATAGAGGCTGTCGAAGGCACGTCTATTATCGTCCTTCAGCTTTCGTAGCAGTTGCTCTTCTTGTTCTATGGGATGTATTTGTTTCATGATCCGACGGAATCAAATTTATAAAACAAAAATTAAAAAAAACAAAAACAGAAAAACGAAAATGTAGAGAAAAGCACAACGCACCGGATAGTTTTAACTGAAACCAGCAATTGCGCCCCAAAGGGTATTCAAATTAGGAGGTACCCCCTTAAGTTATTATACAGATTAAAGCCCAAGTTAAAGGGGCTTTAATCTGTGTTTTCTCAAACTGTCAAAGTCAGTGCGATCAAATCTTAACAGAACCACGAAACCCTCGGGCTCCGTAATAGGAATCGGCACCGTTATGGTAGGTGAATACCTGATCATAACGGCGATCACAGAAAATAGCGCCGCCATGTTTCCTAATTTCTGGGGGCGTCGCAACCCAACTGGAGGTCTTCAGATCAAAATTTCCAAGTTGTTGAAGCTGTCTATATTCCTCCTCCGTCAAGATGTCTATACCAATCTCCTGCGCCATGTCTAGTGCACAGTTTTCCGGCTTATTGGCTTTTCTAGCGTCTAGCGCTTTTCGGTCGTAGCAAATACTACGGCGTCCTTTGGGGCTTTCGGGCGAGCAGTCGTAGAAAATAAATGCGCCGCTCACCGAGTCGAACGCAACAACATCGGGCTCACCTTCGGTACGCTCCATTTCGGACAAGATGGCGAGTTTTTCTGGGTGCTGCTCCAGTCGCTGCTTAACATCTTCCCACTGAAGATCTGGGTGCCGCAACATATTTTTATGGAAGCGATCGGCCAAAACGGTTAAAAGCTCAGCTGTTTCTTTTGGATCAAGCTCTACATTACTATTTTTCATATTGCCCTGTTTTACATACTGTAATGGAAGTTATTCTATTTATAATGGCGCTGTTGATCAGCATAACAAAAGTAATTATTATCCTCTTATTTTCGAACAGCCAAAACTTCCTAATTGTTTACCAATTCTTGCCTTTCATTTGTAGTGTCAACAAAACAGCTCATGATTATACAAAAATTAAATTTTACCCTACTCATCATCACTTTTATGACCGTTTACGCCAACGCGCAGATCAGCCCTCCAGGACTTGGCGACGGCCGTACGACATCCTGGTTTGCCATAGGGGCAAGGCAAGATTTAAACCGTGAAAAAACTTGGCAATCCATGAGCTATTTAGGATTCGGCAGGAAGAGCAACCCTGATAACACGAATCTACTTTTCAAACCTGCGATCTCGGTGCTCAACCAAGAGTTTTACCATCCTTTCCGAAAACATTGGCAAACGTCC
This genomic window contains:
- a CDS encoding DUF4256 domain-containing protein, with protein sequence MKNSNVELDPKETAELLTVLADRFHKNMLRHPDLQWEDVKQRLEQHPEKLAILSEMERTEGEPDVVAFDSVSGAFIFYDCSPESPKGRRSICYDRKALDARKANKPENCALDMAQEIGIDILTEEEYRQLQQLGNFDLKTSSWVATPPEIRKHGGAIFCDRRYDQVFTYHNGADSYYGARGFRGSVKI
- a CDS encoding RNA polymerase sigma factor, with the protein product MKQIHPIEQEEQLLRKLKDDNRRAFDSLYNHYSPRIYGRLLRLTGSEDLSIELLQETFIILWDNRHRINPDQCFRGWIYKVAENCVYQYYRKLARTAKLQQHIAQIFEEGYLHTEENMILKESLALLKEAVALLPEKRRKVFELCRIKGLRYEEAAKMLEISSSTVSNHLVKATAFVKEYVSKSQGRTLVKLIALLMLD